CTGCATCGCTATGGCGGCAAGCGCGGCGAGTCCTGCGGCACCGGCAGAGAGACTGATGAAGTCGCGGCGAGAGAGGTCTTTTTGACTGGTTTTTGGTTTATCCATTGGCGGGCTCCTTGCTTGGTTGGTTGTTGAAAAGATACAATTGCAGCACCAGCAGACAGCCGATGGTGGCAAGCGTGATAAAATAGATGGAGAGCACCCGGTCCATGTGACGACCCATGTCGACAGCGTGCCAAGTTCCGAAAGCAATAAACAATATGGAGAGAATACCGTGCAAAACACGCCACTGACGATAGCTGATAGGCATTTTGGTTCTGAATACAGCGGTAATTCCTAACAAAATCATCAGTGCATACGCCGCGAGTCCAAGAACAATACCCATGTTGTCGAATTCCGTCACCATAGTGATCAACGAATCAA
The Akkermansiaceae bacterium DNA segment above includes these coding regions:
- a CDS encoding ferric reductase-like transmembrane domain-containing protein, whose protein sequence is MNHVIRSYSSLIMGVFFLVIPAALVVFGPTPARGSWLKDFLSILTILGFSMMLGQMYLTRIKSAFTRGMKLPRVVRLHKAIGYLLVSVILLHPAFIVLPRYLEAGARPIDSLITMVTEFDNMGIVLGLAAYALMILLGITAVFRTKMPISYRQWRVLHGILSILFIAFGTWHAVDMGRHMDRVLSIYFITLATIGCLLVLQLYLFNNQPSKEPANG